One window from the genome of Macaca fascicularis isolate 582-1 chromosome 7, T2T-MFA8v1.1 encodes:
- the TGM7 gene encoding protein-glutamine gamma-glutamyltransferase Z, translated as MVYLEAIVQVKQFIYGLVGDKIGEICWDHIVKGLECLAKEFGLELLMATLQLESVDLQSSRNNREHHTQEMGVKRLTVRRGQLFYLRLSFSRPFQSQSDHITFVAETGPKPSELLGTRATFFLTRVRPGNVWSASDFTIDSNSLHVSLFTPANAVIGHYILKIEISQGQGHSVTYPLGTFILLFNPWSPEDDVYLPSEILLQEYVMQDYGFVYKGHERFITSWPWNYGQFEEDIIDICFEILNKSLHYLKNPAKDCSQRNDVVYVCRVMSAMINSNDDNGVLQGNWSEDYSEGVSPLEWNGSVAILRQWSARGGQPVKYGQCWVFASVMCTVMRCLGVPTRVVSNFRSAHNVDRNLTIDTYYDRNAEMLSTQKRDKIWNFHVWNECWMIRKDLPPGYNGWQVLDPTPQQTSSGLFCCGPASVKAIREGDVHLAYDTPFVYAEVNADEVIWLLRDGQAQEILAHNTSSIGKEISTKMVGSDQHQSITSSYKYPEGSPEERAVFMKASRKMLGPQRASSPFLDLLESGGLRDEPAQLQLHLARTPEWGQDLQLLLRIRRVPDSTHPQGPIGLLVRFCAQALLHGGGPRKPLWRHTVRVNLDFGKETQRPLLLPYSNYRGKLTDEKLIRVSGIAEVEETGRSMLVLKDISLEPPHLSIEVSERAEVGKALRVHVTLTNTLMVALSSCTMVLEGSGLVNGQITKDLGTLVAGHTLQIQLDLYPTKAGPRQLQVLISSNEVKEIKGYKDIFVTAAGAP; from the exons TGGCAACCTTGCAGCTTGAGTCTGTCGACCTGCAGAGCTCCAGGAACAACCGGGAGCACCACACGCAGGAGATGGGCGTCAAGCGGCTCACTGTGCGCCGCGGCCAGCTCTTCTACCTCCGGCTGAGCTTCAGCCGACCCTTCCAGTCCCAGAGCGACCACATCACCTTTGTGGCTGAGACTG GACCCAAGCCCTCAGAGCTGCTGGGGACCCGAGCCACATTCTTCCTCACCCGGGTCCGGCCCGGGAATGTCTGGAGCGCTTCCGATTTCACCATTGACTCCAACTCTCTCCACGTTTCCCTTTTCACACCAGCCAATGCAGTTATTGGCCATTACATTCTGAAGATAGAGATCTCTCAGGGCCAAGGTCACAGTGTGACTTACCCGCTGGGAACTTTCATCCTACTTTTTAACCCTTGGAGTCCAG AGGACGACGTCTACCTGCCAAGTGAAATACTGCTGCAGGAGTATGTCATGCAGGATTATGGCTTTGTTTACAAGGGTCATGAAAGATTCATCACCTCCTGGCCCTGGAACTATGGGCAG TTTGAAGAGGACATCATAGACATCTGCTTTGAGATCCTGAACAAGAGCCTGCATTACTTAAAGAACCCGGCCAAAGACTGTTCCCAGCGGAACGACGTGGTGTACGTGTGCAGGGTGATGAGTGCCATG ATCAACAGCAACGATGACAACGGCGTGCTGCAGGGGAACTGGAGCGAGGACTACTCCGAAGGGGTCAGTCCTCTGGAGTGGAACGGCAGTGTGGCCATCCTACGGCAGTGGTCAGCCAGGGGCGGGCAGCCTGTGAAGTACGGACAGTGCTGGGTCTTCGCATCTGTTATGTGCACCG taatGAGATGCTTAGGTGTTCCAACCCGTGTTGTTTCCAATTTCCGTTCCGCGCACAACGTGGATAGGAATTTGACCATCGATACGTACTATGACCGAAATGCAGAGATGCTGTCAACTCAGAAACGAGACAAAATATG GAACTTCCATGTCTGGAATGAGTGCTGGATGATCCGGAAAGATCTCCCACCAGGATACAACGGGTGGCAGGTTCTGGACCCCACTCCCCAGCAGACCAGCAGTG GGCTGTTCTGCTGTGGCCCTGCCTCTGTGAAGGCCATCAGGGAAGGGGATGTCCACCTGGCCTATGACACCCCTTTCGTGTATGCCGAGGTGAACGCCGATGAAGTCATTTGGCTCCTCAGGGATGGCCAGGCCCAGGAAATCCTGGCCCACAACACCAGTTCCATCGGGAAGGAGATCAGCACCAAGATGGTGGGGTCAGACCAGCACCAGAGCATCACCAGCTCCTACAAGTACCCAGAAG GATCCCCTGAGGAGAGAGCTGTCTTCATGAAGGCTTCTCGGAAAATGCTGGGCCCCCAAAGAGCTTCTTCGCCCTTCCTGGATCTCCTGGAGTCCGGGGGTCTTAGGGATGAGCCAGCGCAGCTGCAGCTTCACCTGGCCAGGACACCGGAGTGGGGCCAGGACCTGCAGCTGCTGCTGCGTATCCGGAGGGTGCCAGACAGCACCCACCCTCAGGGGCCCATCGGACTGCTGGTGCGCTTCTGTGCACAGGCCCTGCTGCATGGGGGTGGCCCCCGGAAGCCCCTCTGGAGGCACACGGTGCGGGTGAACCTGGACTTTGGGAAGG AGACACAGCGGCCACTCCTCCTGCCCTACAGCAATTACAGAGGCAAGCTAACGGACGAAAAGCTCATCCGTGTGTCTGGCATCGCCGAGGTTGAAGAGACAGGGAGGTCCATGCTGGTCCTAAAAGATATCTCTCTGGAGCCTCCCCACTTGTCTATCGAG GTGTCTgagagggctgaggtgggcaagGCACTGAGAGTCCACGTCACCCTCACCAACACCTTGATGGTGGCTCTGAGCAGCTGCACGATGGTGCTGGAGGGAAGCGGCCTCGTCAATGGGCAGATAACAAAGGA CCTTGGGACTCTGGTGGCCGGACACACCCTCCAAATTCAACTGGACCTCTACCCGACCAAAGCTGGACCCCGCCAGCTCCAGGTTCTCATCAGCAGCAACGAGGTCAAGGAGATCAAAGGCTACAAGGACATCTTCGTCACTGCGGCTGGAGCTCCCTGA